The nucleotide sequence GAATTTAATCGGTGCTTTGCGGCCGGTTGCGCCTTTACTGCGACCGGTTAAAGCCTTGATAATGTCTTCGCGTGAAATATCAGCGTCGTTGGCGGCGGCCAAGATAGAATCGATGGCCAGTTTGCGCTTTTGTTCAACACGGCCTTCTAATTCAGACTCAATTTGATGCTTTAATTGCGCGAGTTGGTCTTCGCTGTATTGACTGAGATCCATGGTTTTACTTCCAGTTAATTAATTTTCATTGCTGATAGTAATGCCGATTAGTAATTTATCAAGGAATCAATGACTAAAATTGCCCCCCATATAATCAGTCAAGCACCGATGATGGACTGGAGTACACGTCACCAACGTGTATTTCTACGTGCGATAACTCGTCATGCCTTGTTATATACCGAAATGGTGACGGCGCCAGCTTTAGTATTCGGCGACGCCGATCGGTTATTACAGCACCACCCAATTGAATACCCCCTGGCATTACAGTTAGGCGGCAGTGATCCGGAACAATTAGCCAAGGCCACGGCCATCGCCGCCCAGCACCCCTATTATGAAATAAATCTGAATTTAGGCTGTCCGTCCGACCGCGTTCAGTCCGGTCAATTCGGCGCCAGCCTAATGGCCGATCCAGGCCGCGTGCATGAATGCCTACAGGCGATGAAGTCTGCTAGCGGCGATATTCCTATTTCCGCTAAAATACGTATCGGCATTGACGATCAAGACCCCGACATAACCCTATTACCCTTTGTCGAAAAAATATCAAATTTAGATTTAAATACCCTGACGGTGCACGCACGAAAAGCCATATTAAAAGGCCTATCACCCAAACAGAACCGTGAAATACCCCCACTTCAGCCGCACCGCGCCGTCGACATCAAACGCGCGTTTCCGCATTTACGCGTGGTCTTGAATGGCGAGTTGAAGGACCCGGCGGCGGATGCTCACTGGCTGCAGGAGCTCGACGGCCTAATGTACGGCCGCGCGGCGTACCACACACCTTGGTGCCTAGCCGGCGTCGACACTGACTTTTTTAATACCGCTGCGCGCACCACAACCAGCGCCGAAGCACTGCGCAGTTGTTATGCCTATATTAACCACGAGTTAACCCAAGGAATGCCCCTTTCTCACTTTACTCGTCACATTCTGGGACTATTTAAAGATCAACCGGGCGCCCGATTATATCGTCGGACATTGACCGAAGACGCCCATAAACCGGGCGCTGGAATTGAAGTTATTGAACGCGCACTGAACCATTTAAATCTAGGAGATAATGTCGAATGAACAAATTAGACCAGTTACGTCAATTCACGACCGTAGTCGCCGACACTGGCGACTTAGCGGCGATCGAGCGCTGGAAACCCGAAGACGCGACCACTAATCCCTCGTTGATTTTGAACGCCGCACAACAAGCCGATGGCGCCGCTCGCATCGATGCCGCTATTGCCAAGGCTAAAATAAGCCAGCCGAATAACTGGGTCGCCGAAGCCAGCGATGACTTAGCGGTCAGCATCGGTCACGACATTCAAAACATCGTGCCGGGTTACGTCAGTACCGAAGTCGACGCGCGACTGTCATTTGACACCCAAGCTACCCTAAAACAAGCCTATTCACTGATTGAACGTTATGCCGCGGCAGGCGCTGACATTAGTCGCGTATTGATTAAGGTCGCATCGACCTGGGAAGGAATTCAGGCCGCTCGAGAATTAGAAAAGAATAATATTAAATGCAACCTGACATTATTGTTCGGCTTTGAACAGGCCCAAGCCTGTGCCGACGCCGGCGCCTTTTTAATCAGCCCCTTTGTTGGCCGCATTTTGGATTGGCACAAAGCCAACGCCCCCGAACAAAACTTCGACGGCGCAGCCGACCCAGGCGTCGAATCGGTCCGAGCGATCTGGACCCACTACAAACGACACGGCTATGACACCGTGGTCATGGGCGCCAGCTTTCGCAACACCGGCGAGATTGAACACCTGGCCGGCTGTGACCGCCTGACTATTGGACCTGGGCTTTTGGAAGCGCTAGCAGCCGACCAGGGCGACTTGGCGTTGGCGCTGGATCAAAATGGGATCGAAGCTGGCTCGGCCGTCGCTGCGGTCAACCAAAGCGAATTCCGCTGGGGCCACAACGAGAACGCCATGGCGACCGAAAAACTGTCCGAAGGTATCCGCAAGTTCGCGATCGACCAGGTCAAACTGGAACAGCTCATCGCCAGCCGCGGCTAGTCGCGATCCAAGGCCCGCACTAGGTCTTGGAATCTGCCCTGGTTGCTAGGCTGTAAGTCCATCAGAATCCGGTGGGCTTCCAGCACCACCGGCTGCGCGTCCACAGGCGCGCAGGGCGACAACGACACTGGAACATCGATCGCATCAGGCGCGGCCGCACAGGGCTCGAACAGCGGCATCAGCCCAAGGCTGTCGAGCTGGGACTGAACGTCAGCGTTAGTGCAATACAGTCGAGGTTGGCGATTCAATCGCCGCTCCGACTCGATTCCCAGCTTTGCAATCAGGCCCAAACAGGTCGAATCAACATTGGTCGCCGGACCTAGGTCAAGCACAAGATGGGTCGGTTGGCTGTCGGCAAACAAGCGCTCGATCAAATCGTCCAAGGTCGTACACAGCGACAACCGCACGTCCCCCTGAAATCGAATCATGACCTCGCCGTTTTCGCCCGCCAGGCCGATGCTGCCTGCCGGAGGCGTCATATCGCCGCCCCCCGCACCATCACCAAGGTCACATCGTCCGGTGTCGCTTGACCCCGATCCAGCCCAAGCGTCTCGGCCAGCGACTGGACACTGCCCCCACAGGACGCAATGGCGGCGGTCAGGCCGTCGGTCTGGGCAGCCAAGCCGGTCGCATCGACCAAATCCAAGGCACCGTCAGACGCCAGCACCAGGTAAAACTCGCTGTCGGGCAGGTCAATACTGAGTTCACGATAGTCCACGTCTGCGAACAGTCCGACTGGGCGACCTTGGCCGGGCAAAACCTGCGCTTGGCCATCAACGACTAGGACCGGCATCGGTGTGTGGCCGGCGACAGCGTAGTTTAGGCGACGCTGTTCGGCATCAAACAGGCCGACAAAAACGGTCGCGTGCTTACCCAGCCCAGTCGACATCAGCTCACTGTTGATGCGTTCAAGCATGCGCGCGGGGCTCAATAAATCAAAGCTACTGGCGCGTTCGAGGTTGCGCCGCAACCGATTGATCAGGCTTTTGATAATGACCGTGACCATGGCGCTACTGACCCCGTGCCCGGCCACATCGGCCAACAAGGTGACCACCCGTGACGGCCGATCGGCTTGGAAATAGTCGGCAAAATCACCACTCAGCAGCAACGACGGGAAGAACCCAAGCTCGCAGCGCAGCCCAGCACTGTCCAGCGGCTCGTTCGGCAACAACCGTGCTTGGATCGCGCGGCCGGCACGCTGGTCGGCATGCAGAACCCGCAACACTTCGGTTTCCAGCGACCAGGCTTGCTGATCGCTGCAGGCACTGAGCGCTAGGCAGCTGGCGACAAATGCCGTCGATTCAAGCAGCGGCCAGTGCCACTGAATCGGCGCACCGTCATGCGCGGTCGATACCACCAGCGCGCGCTGCCCATCATCCAACGGGTTCAGGCGCAACGTCAGGTCAGCGTCATCCAGCGAGTCAGAATCGGGCCATTGGTCGCTTTGAACCCATTCGAGCTGGGCGCGCCCGGCGAATAGTTGTGACAGACTTTGCAAAACGTCTCCATCGGTCGTGATCACGCGCACCCGCGGACCACCAAAGGCGCGCACATCATTCATTTGCTGGCTACGCTTGGGCTAACACAACCGACGAGATGCTTATGCCAATCAGTGATCAACGCGCCCACAACCGACTGAACGTCGACGTTCCCGTGACCATCGTCACGGCCAACCAAGACCGTGTGATCGGCCGCTGCCATGATTTGTCCAGTCATGGCATTCATTTGGTGTCCCCACGTCCGGCACAGATTGGCGAACAATGGGTGGTCAGCCTGGAGGCGACCAAACGCGGCATTGTCGACTTTGTCGTCACCGCCGAAGTGTCACGCTGCGACAACGCGGCGGATGGCGGGTACGTCATTGGTGCACAGGTGTTGGACATCGCTTAAAAATCTTCCAAAAACGCGTCGGCCGAGGCATCGGCGCCGTCATTGACTTGGTAACGACGGTTTTGCAGCCACAAATTACGCAGCGCCACGTAGCGGTCGCCATTGACCAGCGCATCAGCGCCTAGCAGCTGCGCGCGGCGATTGATCAAACTCAGTGCCGTCACCCCAAGCCGGTGCTCGCTGGGCGATAGGTAATTGACCGGATTGGTGGTGGCGTCGACGCTAAATCGGCCAAGTCCATCGCGGACCGTCGACGGACCGAAAAAGGGCAACACCACATAGGCGCCCTCGCCGACCCCCCAAACGCCCAGCGTCTGGCCGAAGTCTTCCGAGGTTTTGGGCGCACCGAACTCGGTCATGACATCCAAAATGCCGCCCAACCCCAGGGTGCTATTGAACACAAACCGACCCAAGGCATTGGCCGCTTCGTCCGGTTTGCCCTGCAGCGCGGCATTTAAAAACGTTGAAACCTCGCCGAGGTTGGAAAAGAAGTTACCGATGCCGCTGCGTATCGGACGCGGCAGCAACGACTGGTAAGCCGACGCCGCCGGGCGCAAAGCCACGCGATCAACCGCATCGTTAAAAGCAAACACGGCACGGTTAACCGGTTCCAATGGGTCCACGGGGGTCGCCATCGCGCCCAGGCTGGCAGTCAGCAAGACTACGGTCATCAAAGGTTTCATTCGCCGCACTATAACGCCACCACCAAAAAATTAAAGCTAACCCGCACGGGTTCGACGTGTCCTGATGTCGGACAGCAAACCGTCCAAGCGCTTGCCCGATACTTTGCCCTGGGTGCCAAGCTGCTGCGCGAACAGGCTGACCCGGTATTCCTCTAGCAACCAGCGGAAGCTGGCAACGCTGGGCTCAACCGGATTCAACGGGTATTCGCTCCAATAGGGTTTGATGGCGTCGAGCCAGGCATCCAATTCCCGGCGCGCGCCGCGGTCAAACTCAAAACGCCCGCCCAATCGCTCAAGGCGCATCTCGATGGCGTTCAGGTACACCTCGTAGCGCGCCAAATTGTCCGCCGGGGTATCCCAAATGAAGCTTGCATTGAGCAAACCCGCCAGCTGCTGGTTGACGTCTTTGCCAACGTCCAGCCATGCCAGCGGCAAACCCTTTAATTGCTTACCCACTCGCTGGGCACATTCCAGCACCCGGATCATGATCGCCGCCTGGCCCTCGGCGACCGCGACCAGGTCGCCACGACCGCGCTTAACGCCGCGCTCAAACCCCGCCTCATCGCGCGGAATGCCGTCGCCAAAACAGGCCATTTCGACCGACCGCTCGATCCACTGCAATGACGCCTTGGGGTCCAGCCCGCGCGGAGTCGCCAACAGGTCCAAGCGTTTGGCCAATTTCGATTCACGCAGCAACTTAGTCTGGGTCGCCATACGCGCCTGGGCCAAACGAATAACACCGCGGCGATGAACATGCGCGGCCGCATCCGGGTCGTCCATATGCTGCAGCTGAACACCGCCATCGACCGCGCTGATGACGGGGATCAATGACAGGCTGAGGCCATCCTGTTCAAGCGTCTGACGTGCTGGCAGGTCGCCCATGTTCCACTGCGTCAGGACCGGGGATTTTGGCGCCGGCGTCGAGACCTGAGCCGGCGTGCGCAGATCTTTTTGCAGGGATGCCAAATCCCGTGACTGCGCAATGATCTGGCCGTGCGGGTCCATCACGCGAATGTTCATGCGGTAATAGTGATCCAGTGCCGCCAGCTCGAACTGACGCACATCGAAAGGTTTGCCCAGACGCCGGGTGACCGCTTTGCCCAGCTGTTCGACCAAATCACCCTGGCGCCAGCGCAGCGTCGGCAAGGTTTGACGAGCAAAGTCGGGCAGCGGCACCAACTGACGCCGGATTGCCTTGGGCAGGGTCCGCACCAGCGCCTCGACTTTTTCTTCGAGCATACCCGGCACCAGCCAGTCGGTGACCGCTGCGGTGACGCTGTGCAGCGCAGCCTGTGGCACCTCCAGGGTGACCCCATCATGGTCGGTGCCGGGGTTGAATTCGTAGGACAGCGTGAAACGGTTACCCGACACTTCCAGGTGGTCGGGGTAGGCCTGCTGGTCCAGCGCCGCCGAGGCGCTCAGCAAGTCATCCTGGGCCATGTACAACACCCGTGGTTGGTCGCGCTCGACTCGGCGGCGCCAGCGCTCAAACGAGCGCGCATCAATAATGTCGCTGGGCAATTTGCTTTCATAGAATTCAAACAAACGCTGGTCATCCAGCAGATCACGCCGCCGCTCGCGCGCTTCCAAATCGAGAATGCGCGCCACCTGATCCAGGTTATTTTGCATGAACGTGCCTTGGGTCTTAATTTCACCCTGGGCCAGTCCATCGCGAATCAACAGTTCGCGGGCCTTGATCGGTGAGCGCTTGGCAAACGAGACGGCGCGTTTGGCCACCGCCGGCAACCCAAACAGCGTGCCGCGCTCGTGGGCCATGATCTGGCCGTGGCGCTTGCTCCAATAGGGGTCGCCGTGGGTCAGCTTGATCAGCTGAGGGGCCACCGTTTCGAGCCATTCGGGCTCGATTTTGGCCACCGTGCGCGCAAATAGGCGCGTGGTTTCGACCAATTCCGCCGCCACCACCCATTTCGGTCGTCCTTTGGCTTGGCGCCCGGGGTGCAAGTTAAACCGCGTGTCACGGCCCCCGCGGTATTCGTTCTCGTCCTTCATGCCGATATTGCCGACCAAGCCGGTCAGCACGGCCAAGTGAACCGAGCGGTAATCCGCCGGCTCATCGTTCAGGCGCGTCGTCGGTTTGATCGCAAGCCACAGCTGACGGTGGATTTCGCGCCATTCGCGCACACGCATGTAGTGCAGAAACTGTTTTTGACAGTACTTGCGAAAGGCGCTCGACGTCAGGGCCTGGCGCTGGCCTTCGATGCGATTCCACAGCGCAACGATACTCAAAAAGTCAGACTGCTCGTGGGCATCGGTGCCGTGGGCAAAATCAGCAGCGTCCTGCGCCGCGCGCGGTCGTTCGCGAGGGTCTTGCACGGTCAGGAAGCTGGCGATGGCCAGGGCCTCGTGGACACAGCCATAGTCGCGTGCCGCCAATACCATGCGCCCCAGCTTTGGATCGATCGGCAAGCGCGCCAACTCACGCCCCAGCGGCGTAATGATCCGCCGGTCATCAATCGCACCGATTTCTTCGAGCAACTTGTAGCCATCGGTGACGTAGCGCCGATCCGGGGCATCAATAAACGGGAAACGTTCAATGTCGCCCAGCTTCAAGTCCAGCATCTGAAGAATGACGCTGGCCAAATTGGTGCGCTGCAGTTCCGGTTCGGTAAATTCGCGGCGGCCTTCGAAGTCCTCTTGTTCGTATAGACGGATGCAAACACCCGGCTCCAAACGACCACAACGGCCCTTGCGTTGGTTGGCACTGGCTTGGGAGACCGCCTCGATCGGCAAGCGCTGTACCTTGGAGCGATACGAATAGCGCGACATACGCGCGACACCCGAGTCGATCACATAGCGAATACCCGGCACCGTCAGCGAGGTTTCAGCGACG is from Litorivicinus lipolyticus and encodes:
- the dusA gene encoding tRNA dihydrouridine(20/20a) synthase DusA encodes the protein MTKIAPHIISQAPMMDWSTRHQRVFLRAITRHALLYTEMVTAPALVFGDADRLLQHHPIEYPLALQLGGSDPEQLAKATAIAAQHPYYEINLNLGCPSDRVQSGQFGASLMADPGRVHECLQAMKSASGDIPISAKIRIGIDDQDPDITLLPFVEKISNLDLNTLTVHARKAILKGLSPKQNREIPPLQPHRAVDIKRAFPHLRVVLNGELKDPAADAHWLQELDGLMYGRAAYHTPWCLAGVDTDFFNTAARTTTSAEALRSCYAYINHELTQGMPLSHFTRHILGLFKDQPGARLYRRTLTEDAHKPGAGIEVIERALNHLNLGDNVE
- a CDS encoding MlaA family lipoprotein translates to MTVVLLTASLGAMATPVDPLEPVNRAVFAFNDAVDRVALRPAASAYQSLLPRPIRSGIGNFFSNLGEVSTFLNAALQGKPDEAANALGRFVFNSTLGLGGILDVMTEFGAPKTSEDFGQTLGVWGVGEGAYVVLPFFGPSTVRDGLGRFSVDATTNPVNYLSPSEHRLGVTALSLINRRAQLLGADALVNGDRYVALRNLWLQNRRYQVNDGADASADAFLEDF
- the hrpA gene encoding ATP-dependent RNA helicase HrpA, whose protein sequence is MTPDDTAAPAANLTFPPDLPVSQRIEEIAEAVRNHQVVIVVGDTGSGKTTQLPKLCLALGRGTQGKIGHTQPRRLAARSVAARIAEETQTELGQLIGYKVRFQDSVSQDTRVKLLTDGMLLAETRGDKLLKGYDTLIIDEAHERGLNIDFLLGYLKRLLPKRRDLKVIITSATINYQRFSAHFMDAPVVMVEGRTFPVEVRYRPLSSDSDDAPLYRGIVSAVDELRGLDQDNKKRRGDVLVFLPGEREIRGAAEALRRSHLSQLDVLPLYARLSASEQQRIFHPTGGDQRIVLATNVAETSLTVPGIRYVIDSGVARMSRYSYRSKVQRLPIEAVSQASANQRKGRCGRLEPGVCIRLYEQEDFEGRREFTEPELQRTNLASVILQMLDLKLGDIERFPFIDAPDRRYVTDGYKLLEEIGAIDDRRIITPLGRELARLPIDPKLGRMVLAARDYGCVHEALAIASFLTVQDPRERPRAAQDAADFAHGTDAHEQSDFLSIVALWNRIEGQRQALTSSAFRKYCQKQFLHYMRVREWREIHRQLWLAIKPTTRLNDEPADYRSVHLAVLTGLVGNIGMKDENEYRGGRDTRFNLHPGRQAKGRPKWVVAAELVETTRLFARTVAKIEPEWLETVAPQLIKLTHGDPYWSKRHGQIMAHERGTLFGLPAVAKRAVSFAKRSPIKARELLIRDGLAQGEIKTQGTFMQNNLDQVARILDLEARERRRDLLDDQRLFEFYESKLPSDIIDARSFERWRRRVERDQPRVLYMAQDDLLSASAALDQQAYPDHLEVSGNRFTLSYEFNPGTDHDGVTLEVPQAALHSVTAAVTDWLVPGMLEEKVEALVRTLPKAIRRQLVPLPDFARQTLPTLRWRQGDLVEQLGKAVTRRLGKPFDVRQFELAALDHYYRMNIRVMDPHGQIIAQSRDLASLQKDLRTPAQVSTPAPKSPVLTQWNMGDLPARQTLEQDGLSLSLIPVISAVDGGVQLQHMDDPDAAAHVHRRGVIRLAQARMATQTKLLRESKLAKRLDLLATPRGLDPKASLQWIERSVEMACFGDGIPRDEAGFERGVKRGRGDLVAVAEGQAAIMIRVLECAQRVGKQLKGLPLAWLDVGKDVNQQLAGLLNASFIWDTPADNLARYEVYLNAIEMRLERLGGRFEFDRGARRELDAWLDAIKPYWSEYPLNPVEPSVASFRWLLEEYRVSLFAQQLGTQGKVSGKRLDGLLSDIRTRRTRAG
- the tal gene encoding transaldolase; this encodes MNKLDQLRQFTTVVADTGDLAAIERWKPEDATTNPSLILNAAQQADGAARIDAAIAKAKISQPNNWVAEASDDLAVSIGHDIQNIVPGYVSTEVDARLSFDTQATLKQAYSLIERYAAAGADISRVLIKVASTWEGIQAARELEKNNIKCNLTLLFGFEQAQACADAGAFLISPFVGRILDWHKANAPEQNFDGAADPGVESVRAIWTHYKRHGYDTVVMGASFRNTGEIEHLAGCDRLTIGPGLLEALAADQGDLALALDQNGIEAGSAVAAVNQSEFRWGHNENAMATEKLSEGIRKFAIDQVKLEQLIASRG
- a CDS encoding PilZ domain-containing protein: MPISDQRAHNRLNVDVPVTIVTANQDRVIGRCHDLSSHGIHLVSPRPAQIGEQWVVSLEATKRGIVDFVVTAEVSRCDNAADGGYVIGAQVLDIA
- a CDS encoding PP2C family protein-serine/threonine phosphatase codes for the protein MNDVRAFGGPRVRVITTDGDVLQSLSQLFAGRAQLEWVQSDQWPDSDSLDDADLTLRLNPLDDGQRALVVSTAHDGAPIQWHWPLLESTAFVASCLALSACSDQQAWSLETEVLRVLHADQRAGRAIQARLLPNEPLDSAGLRCELGFFPSLLLSGDFADYFQADRPSRVVTLLADVAGHGVSSAMVTVIIKSLINRLRRNLERASSFDLLSPARMLERINSELMSTGLGKHATVFVGLFDAEQRRLNYAVAGHTPMPVLVVDGQAQVLPGQGRPVGLFADVDYRELSIDLPDSEFYLVLASDGALDLVDATGLAAQTDGLTAAIASCGGSVQSLAETLGLDRGQATPDDVTLVMVRGAAI
- a CDS encoding H-NS histone family protein codes for the protein MDLSQYSEDQLAQLKHQIESELEGRVEQKRKLAIDSILAAANDADISREDIIKALTGRSKGATGRKAPIKFRDPANADNTWSGRGRKPLWVVAYLDQGHSMESLAV
- a CDS encoding STAS domain-containing protein; protein product: MTPPAGSIGLAGENGEVMIRFQGDVRLSLCTTLDDLIERLFADSQPTHLVLDLGPATNVDSTCLGLIAKLGIESERRLNRQPRLYCTNADVQSQLDSLGLMPLFEPCAAAPDAIDVPVSLSPCAPVDAQPVVLEAHRILMDLQPSNQGRFQDLVRALDRD